Genomic window (Lycium barbarum isolate Lr01 chromosome 2, ASM1917538v2, whole genome shotgun sequence):
AGTCTCCTTTGTGATCTTAAAGAGCTAACATATGGCTCCTCAAAGTTAGGTACCAAAATGTCATGCTTGATACAAAATAAAGACACCCTAGCAATAAGAGAATCCCATTCTTCATCCCTATACGCTTGCAACCTTATTTTTGCTACTTCAACAAGTAGCATGGCATTTGCCAAATCTTGCTCCTTTTTTTGTAAGCATTTATTAAGCTCATTTGTGATTGCTAAAACATCACTCATCAAATGCAACATGAACGCAACCTCATATGTTCGACAAGCTTCAAGATATCCCATTGTCTTGGCTCTGTCATCCAATAATCGTGCATCAAGAACAAGTGATTCAAGAACATTAAGAATAGAGCCAAACATAAGAATAAAATTGTTGAAAGATTTAAAATGAGATCCCCAACGCGTATCACAAGCTCTTGAAAGATCGAGTTCTTGATTCAAGCCTCTACTGGTTGTAAGCTCACCCAAATCTAATGCCTCTTGAATTCTTTATTTTTGAGAATCTCGAAATTCATCCATACGCTTAAAAGAAGATCCCAATAAattcaaaatatttgaaactaatactACAAGTTTTCCCACTTGAATACATTTTTTCGAGACCGCAACAAGAGttagttgaagttgatgagcAAAACAATGAATGGAATGGGCCAATCTACTTTCTTGCCTAATCAACATTTTAAGGCCATAGATCTCACCTTGCATATTGCTTGCCCTATCGTAACATTGTCCACACACATATGATAGACTTAAGGAATGTTGAGCAAGTAAATTAGCAATTGCCCTCTTTAGAGATAAAGCACTAGTATCTTGAACATGAACAATGTCAAGAAGCCGCTCCATCACAAATCCATTTCTATCAATATATCGTAAGACAATAGCCATTTGCTCCTTGCGTGACACATCAAAAGACTCATCAACTAGTAAAGAAAAGTAGTCACCATTTAATTCCTCAAGAATAGCTTTAATTTTTTTATCTTACAAGCATTCACAATATCTTTCTGAATTATTGGAGAAGTCATTTGATCATTTTGAGGAGCATGTTCCAATACATAATCACGAATATTATCACACTTTTTCGCATATCATGagagaatttgaagaaaattacCCCTACTAAGTGATGATTTAGATTCATCATGATCTCGAAATGCCAATCCTTGAGTTATAAGAAGTTTTACTACATCAACTGAAGCACTTAACCGGACCCAATATGCATGCTTAAATTGACTAAATTGCATCTCAAGTGCAAAATGAATAGACTGTTGTACCCGCAATAAATCTTGACATTTCTTTTTTGACTGGCTATGTGGGCTGTTCGGTAGACCAATATGTTTTCCAAGATTCTTCTTT
Coding sequences:
- the LOC132628788 gene encoding uncharacterized protein LOC132628788, which translates into the protein MGLKISCPLLSILIISLESTSTLNGIILLFTVPYQSTFTLRYMLTAQVLHLLKMPAFSRAPEEACFSKEKRQILNENFRQKVKRIELVIYRSINVYNTLKHSNLSQHSVKKYFTKVLKSSVASSSQPNQEANVHHSEVTTLIKVGVKYFQLLGLRVSRKKKNLGKHIGLPNSPHSQSKKKCQDLLRVQQSIHFALEMQFSQFKHAYWVRLSASVDVVKLLITQGLAFRDHDESKSSLSRVDESFDVSRKEQMAIVLRYIDRNGFVMERLLDIVHVQDTSALSLKRAIANLLAQHSLSLSYVCGQCYDRASNMQGEIYGLKMLIRIQEALDLGELTTSRGLNQELDLSRACDTRWGSHFKSFNNFILMFGSILNVLESLVLDARLLDDRAKTMGYLEACRTYEVAFMLHLMSDVLAITNELNKCLQKKEQDLANAMLLVEVAKIRLQAYRDEEWDSLIARVSLFCIKHDILVPNFEEPYVSSLRSQRRLGDNKVSHHYRVEVFCNIIDWQLQELKDHFGEATTDFLHGISCLNPIDSFSSFDIRKLMKMAKLYPDDFNEFNIGSLENQLASYIIDVRDVDERFSNLKGLCDLSKKISTNKEAFKLSSCIPLSETCFVSADCHNIH